From the uncultured Methanomethylovorans sp. genome, the window AATCTCCTTCCACAGTTACCAGGCATATTGGAGATGTGTTTTCATGAAGAGTCCAGAGCCTATGAGCGCTATTTTCCGGAACTACAAGCAACAATGTTTGTCCGGTTATACAACACACATGTGCAAAAGAACGGGCTGTGTTCCCTGCTGAAGCAACTACCATTACCCTTTTGTCTTGTCTCTCCAGCAATCTTTGCATAGTTGGGAAAGCTTCCAGGTCTTTGAAAGTGCACGTCATCATGGAAGCATTCTTTTCCGGCCAGTATCCATTAAAAGCTACATATAGGTTTGAAAGACCTAGTTCCTTGGCAAATGCTTCACTTTTATATGTTATTGTTTTGCCTGAGCCTTCAGGTATGATGTCATCTACAGGAAGCCAGTCGTAGAATTTCCATATTCCTGGCAGATCTCTTGGAATTAGTTGTGAAGTTTTATAAAAAGTACGTAATAGTGAATCATGTCCTTTACTGCATGTTAAAGACATTGGATCTTGCACCTCGCCACAGGTGGGACATTTGACCGAATATTTATGCATGAGGGCAACTTGGCAATCCAAAATAAATATGTTTCCTTGGATCGGACTATAATAACCAAATTAGGATAAAAAATATGTGGTTACTTTCCTGTTAAGGATATATATCTCATTTTAAACGAACGATCATTCTATTAATTGACGGCTCTTGATTCGGAATTTATAGCACTTTCCGACAAAGCCATAAACTGTTAGGAAACAAGTGTTTTGAAAAATCGAGAAGAGAGGATGATATGCAACTTCAGTTGCGGATTTTCTTATTCTCCAAGGCTTTCTTATATGCTTCCCTGCCGGAAAGCTCGCCCATTGTGTAGAACATCTGCACCTCAGCTCCAAAATTTCTTATAATATCTTCCATCCGCTTGAAGCTTTCTTTTACTTTTTCCGGGGCCACTCCATGATCGCCAGATGCATTTGTTTCAAAATATCCGGCTACTATACCATCGATCATACCCTTTGGATGCCAGTCGTGTGGGTTTTTAGGAATTGTGCCGGTAGATTCCTGATATAAAGCAAGTGCATCAGTTGGCCGTCCTTCACCAAACAAACACAGGATTATACCTGATATTGCTTGTATATCAGATGGGTTTGCATCTCTTAGTTTGCGGTAGATAGAAGTGGCGTCTTCAAAACTTCCGTTTATAGTAAGTATCATGCCTTTGGCATGCAAAGCCTGAGGGTCGACCGGAGATATCTTAAGAGCCTTGTCCAGATATGTGAGCGCTTCTTCATTTCTGTCCACAAGTTCCATTATCATGCCCATCTGCATTGATCTGTCCTTTTCATCATCTATCTGCATCAGTAATGCTTCAGCAAAACCAATACCTCTTTCAGTGAGACCTTGTTCATGATACGCAGCAACTATCTGAATCATCCTTTCAAGAGATGGTTCTTTTTTAAATTCTTCCTTCAGGCTTTCAACTTTATCAGAGATACTGTGTTTTTGATTCATAATGTATTTACCAACCTATAATTCAATCAATTATACATGTACATGACCAAAATTAAAACTTTTCTAATTCTCTGAAGGGATAAGTTTTCCCAGGTATTCATACAAAGAAGAATGGTCACTCAATACAACATCAGCTGCACTTAATTTGGAAGGAGGCACATATGTGGGTACGCCCACACAAAAAAGACCTGCTCTTTTGGCAGACTCAACACCCATAGGTGCGTTCTCTACTACAATACATTCATCTTTTTTCAGGTTGAGCAATTCCACTGCCTTAAGATATGGATCAGGAAATGGTTTTCCATAATATACATCTTCACCACACACGATTGTATCGAAAACATCAGGGAAGAAATCATCCATAATACTGTCCACTGTATATCTGTCGGAACCTGTGACAAGAGCAAGTGAAAAATATTGTTTGAGGTATCTGAGGCACTCGAACATGCCATCAAACGGAGTTATAGATGCATTTGCACTGAAATATTCTACTTTTTTGCGTTTGATTTCCTCATATAAGTGAGGCTCTACCTTCTTACCGGCTTTTTCAAAAAGCCACTCTATACCCAGTATGTGGTTTTGCACCTTCTACCTCATAGACGTCTTCCCTGGAAACATCGGCACCCACTTCTTTTGAAACCGCTATCCAGGCATCTGCATGGGAAGGCATGGAATCCACCAGCACCCCATCCATATCAAAAATAATGGACTTGAGCATGATGGCAGAACCTGCTTCAACAGGGATAAAACTTGTGTCTAATTATCAACTAATTATAAAAAAGTTGAGCGAAAATTAATTTCGCTCACTGTAACTTCTGTCTTATTTATTGCGTTATAGTCAGTTTTGGCCTCATAGCAGCGTTTGAATATTCTGAACTATAGAACGCAATATAATTTCCGCTCTCAGTTCTTGCTTTGAGGAAGAAACCAGTGTTCGTATACTTACCACTTATGTATTCCTTTACAAGCTGCGTAACATCAAAATCATAGTATTTGTTACCAGGCACTGTGCTTCCAGAGAAGGTTACAGAGGCATAAGGTGTAGAACCTTGTGACGCACCGTTCTTATCATACCAGCTTCCTCCTGCTGTTGTCCAGGAATTCCAGCTTACAGACTTTGGATCCCACGTAACTGGCCTGTATACTTCAACTATAGTACTGGAAGTACGTGTTGCGCCCGCAGGATAATACCAATAAAGCGAAAGTGTTGCCTTTGATATTGTGTCTGTGGTCTTATAACTGCTAAGATCAAACAGCATTACATCCCTGCAAATGGATGTGCTCTTTCCGATATCAAGATAAGTTGTAGTGGAAAGTACACTTGTAGGGGATAATTCACGTAATCTATTGTCATAGACAGGTGAATAAGTTACTGAAGTTGTACTACCGCTCACAATTACATGCATTGTATCGGTTGCTTTCTGATTTGCAGTATCTGTGACAGTCAGAGTTACAGTATAAGTTCCTGGTGATGTATACGTATGAGTAGCTGTTACTCCGGTAGCCTCAGAGGTAATACCATTTGATACATCAAAGTCCCATGAATAAGATGCTATGCCTTTATCATCCGTAGAAGCACTACCGTCGAAGCTCATACTAGAACCTGTGGTTACAGTTTTATCATCTCCAGCGTTTGCAACAGGAGTTTTATCTGTCGAGGTGGAACCACCTGAGGTGGAAGTTATAGTCAACTTAGGTCTCATGGCAGCGTTAGAGTATTCAGAGCTGTAGAATGCAATGTAATTACCACTCTCTGTCTTTGCCTTGAGGAAGAAACCTGTATTCTTATACTTGCCACTTACATATTCTTGCACAAGTTGTGTGACATCAAAATCATAGTATTTGTTGTCCGGAACTTTGCTGCCTGCAAAGGTCAATGAAGCATAAGGTGCAGAGCCTTGTGACGCACCGTTCTTATCATACCAGTTTCCTCCAGCGTTACTCCATGACACACCAGATATTCTGGAATTCCAGGTAACATACTTTGGATCCCATTCAACAGGTCTGTAGATCTCTACTTCAGTATCTGAAGTGCGTGTATTACCTGCTGGATAATACCAATAGAGAGAAAGTGTTGCTTTTGATATCGTGTCTGTTGTTTTGTATCCGCTCAGATCGAAAAGGACCAGATCTCTACAGGTACTTGTGCTCTTTCCAAGATCAATATAAGTTGTGGTGGAAAATACACTCGTAGGGGATAGCTGACGTAGTCTGTTATCATAAGTTGCTGTATAAGAAACCGTATTCTCTGTGCTGCTGCTGCTACTAACTACTACATGCATTGTATCAGTTGCTTTCTGATTTGCAGTATCTGTGACAGTCAGAGTTACAGTATATGTTCCTGGTGACGTATATGTATGAGTGGCTGTTACTCCGGTAGCCTCAGAGGTAATACCATTTGATACATCAAAGTCCCATGAATAGGAAGCTATTTTTACGTCATCAGTAGATGCACTACCATCGAAAGTGACAGCTGAGCCGACAGTCGCTGTCTTATCAGAACCGGCGTTAGCAACAGGTGGATTATCGGTTGATGATGTATTTTCAACATGAAGGATTACAAGACCATTGTCAAAATCTGCTATATATACGTAATTGCCTGAAACTGCAACACTGTATCCATGACCAGCGGTATTATAGCTTCCGGCAAGTGTTGGAGTTGCGACGTTGCTCACATCAAGAATAACAAGACCGCTGCTATCATCGGCGATGTATACATAATTACCGGATTTTACAATATTTTGTGCAAATTTCGTGACATAACTGCTTACAAGCGTTGGTTTAGCGGGATTGCTTATGTTAATGATCACAAGACCATTGGTTCCATCTGCTACATATGCATAATTTCCGGATGCCACAATGCCATATGCATGACCGACGGTATCGTAACTGCCTTTAAGGGTCGGAGCCGCAGGATTTGTGATATCAAGAACAACAAGGCCGTTATCACCATCTGCCACATATGCATAATTTCCTACTATGGCAACATTTTCTGCATTACCTGCTGTGTCATAACTGCCTTTTAGGGTTGGAGCCGCAGGATTTGTAATATCCACGATCATAAGACCTCCAGCGCCATCAGCTACATATGCATAATTTCCTGATATGGTAACACCCCATGAACGACCAGC encodes:
- a CDS encoding HAD family phosphatase produces the protein MQNHILGIEWLFEKAGKKVEPHLYEEIKRKKVEYFSANASITPFDGMFECLRYLKQYFSLALVTGSDRYTVDSIMDDFFPDVFDTIVCGEDVYYGKPFPDPYLKAVELLNLKKDECIVVENAPMGVESAKRAGLFCVGVPTYVPPSKLSAADVVLSDHSSLYEYLGKLIPSEN
- a CDS encoding HAD family hydrolase, with translation MLKSIIFDMDGVLVDSMPSHADAWIAVSKEVGADVSREDVYEVEGAKPHTGYRVAF
- a CDS encoding disaggregatase related repeat-containing protein, which encodes MKIKENIAIYLCTLLFFMTIASGIGSAAELKVDFVSQFNENTYNDTAITNALVGEDFTSHYGGSVFCVAVSGNYAYLGQGQDLVIVDITNAANPSQVGRVTTTAVINDIAVSGNYAYLADGNSGLVVVDISNRASPAIRGTYTYSSGAAYDVAVSGSYAYVAYGTSGLIVVDITKPTALTFKGRLDTINAQSVALSGNYAYIADDTSGLVVMDITTPSSPKLAGSYDTVKATGVAVSGNYAYIADDTNGLVIVNIKTPTAPTYTGRFDTPGKALSVVVSGSYAYVADDASGLSIVNIANPASPVSAATYTATEGVAYDVFVAGNYAYTAYGRSGLAIVNITTPSAPTRAGVYDVAGYASGVAISGNYAYMAYGYMGLTIVDISNPASPKRAGSYITDGYARDLAVSGNYAYIADDTYGLVIVDVTNKASPTLKGSYNTAGRSWGVTISGNYAYVADGAGGLMIVDITNPAAPTLKGSYDTAGNAENVAIVGNYAYVADGDNGLVVLDITNPAAPTLKGSYDTVGHAYGIVASGNYAYVADGTNGLVIINISNPAKPTLVSSYVTKFAQNIVKSGNYVYIADDSSGLVILDVSNVATPTLAGSYNTAGHGYSVAVSGNYVYIADFDNGLVILHVENTSSTDNPPVANAGSDKTATVGSAVTFDGSASTDDVKIASYSWDFDVSNGITSEATGVTATHTYTSPGTYTVTLTVTDTANQKATDTMHVVVSSSSSTENTVSYTATYDNRLRQLSPTSVFSTTTYIDLGKSTSTCRDLVLFDLSGYKTTDTISKATLSLYWYYPAGNTRTSDTEVEIYRPVEWDPKYVTWNSRISGVSWSNAGGNWYDKNGASQGSAPYASLTFAGSKVPDNKYYDFDVTQLVQEYVSGKYKNTGFFLKAKTESGNYIAFYSSEYSNAAMRPKLTITSTSGGSTSTDKTPVANAGDDKTVTTGSSMSFDGSASTDDKGIASYSWDFDVSNGITSEATGVTATHTYTSPGTYTVTLTVTDTANQKATDTMHVIVSGSTTSVTYSPVYDNRLRELSPTSVLSTTTYLDIGKSTSICRDVMLFDLSSYKTTDTISKATLSLYWYYPAGATRTSSTIVEVYRPVTWDPKSVSWNSWTTAGGSWYDKNGASQGSTPYASVTFSGSTVPGNKYYDFDVTQLVKEYISGKYTNTGFFLKARTESGNYIAFYSSEYSNAAMRPKLTITQ